In a single window of the Fibrobacter sp. UWB15 genome:
- a CDS encoding RHS repeat-associated core domain-containing protein — protein sequence MPIEFTQTQQPTEISGDTLYEMAMAYDGSGRRISKTRWVKARGDAGWQRRHVTHYTGIGTEVRENFTGKSMQGECSENALVYFHCRAAGDCALRNELDDETQLNYFGARYFDPFFGLWMSPNPAGQFANPYSYGGDPVNFVDPNGEYRTINRKG from the coding sequence ATGCCTATCGAGTTCACACAGACGCAGCAACCTACGGAAATATCCGGTGATACTTTGTACGAAATGGCGATGGCATATGATGGCTCTGGCAGGAGGATTTCCAAGACCCGCTGGGTGAAGGCGCGGGGCGATGCGGGCTGGCAGCGCAGGCACGTGACTCACTATACTGGCATCGGCACGGAGGTGCGCGAGAATTTCACCGGCAAATCCATGCAAGGCGAGTGCAGTGAAAATGCACTTGTGTATTTTCATTGCCGAGCCGCAGGGGATTGCGCTTTGCGCAACGAACTCGACGACGAGACGCAGCTGAACTACTTTGGTGCCCGCTATTTTGACCCGTTCTTTGGCCTTTGGATGTCTCCTAATCCGGCGGGTCAGTTCGCGAACCCGTACAGCTACGGCGGCGATCCGGTAAACTTTGTTGATCCAAATGGTGAGTATAGAACCATTAACAGAAAAGGCTAG
- a CDS encoding ATP-binding protein, whose translation MLQKKLDFVISEVLEQKSENNHLEIKKAEGGCPKLFDTLSSFSNQKDGGIILFGIDEKNDFDVCGVYDAADLIKKISEQCLQMEPAVKALCTTTVFNGKTVVSAEIPEIDDFQKPCFYKGAGRLRGSYVRVGESDRQMTEYEVYTYEAFKKKIEDELRVVERAGEKELRTDALKKYMLELREKKPAIASLPMERCLSLQGFVANGHPTVTGLLMFGAYPQGFFPGLCITAVSVAGTEIGTVGESGARFIDNKRIEGSIRQMRDEAVAFVMRNMKTCTTIDERTGNRVDRPEYPVVAIREIIINALVHRDYSIHTDNCPVTIRMFSDRIEVENPGGLYGRNRIETLGEFGADTRNPYLANALEVIGQTENRYSGIPTIKRAMEEAGLQPPKFESTYGVFRVTLYNTIAKKEEPLTPFQQSILDFCTRPRTRGELEERFKDDITIAYLMTRHIFPMVERGLLKLSIPDKPKSKKQQFVTVKP comes from the coding sequence ATGCTTCAAAAGAAACTTGACTTCGTAATCAGTGAGGTTCTCGAGCAAAAGAGCGAGAACAACCATCTAGAAATTAAGAAGGCCGAGGGCGGCTGCCCCAAGCTTTTTGATACGCTATCTTCGTTTTCGAACCAAAAAGACGGCGGCATTATTCTTTTTGGCATTGACGAAAAAAATGATTTTGATGTCTGCGGTGTCTATGACGCGGCCGATTTGATAAAGAAAATTTCGGAACAGTGCTTGCAGATGGAACCAGCTGTTAAAGCCCTCTGTACAACGACCGTTTTTAACGGGAAGACGGTCGTAAGTGCGGAAATCCCCGAAATAGATGATTTTCAAAAGCCCTGTTTTTACAAGGGAGCCGGCAGATTGCGTGGTTCCTATGTTCGTGTTGGAGAAAGCGACCGCCAGATGACCGAATACGAGGTCTATACCTACGAGGCGTTCAAGAAAAAAATCGAGGACGAGTTGCGGGTCGTGGAACGCGCCGGCGAAAAGGAACTGAGAACGGACGCCCTGAAAAAATATATGCTGGAGCTGCGGGAAAAGAAGCCCGCCATCGCCTCGCTCCCCATGGAACGCTGCCTGAGTTTGCAGGGATTCGTAGCTAACGGCCACCCGACTGTTACGGGACTCCTTATGTTCGGGGCTTATCCGCAGGGATTCTTCCCCGGGCTCTGCATCACGGCAGTTTCCGTCGCGGGGACGGAAATCGGCACCGTCGGAGAATCCGGAGCCAGGTTCATTGACAACAAACGTATCGAAGGATCGATTCGTCAAATGCGTGACGAGGCCGTGGCGTTCGTCATGCGCAACATGAAGACCTGCACCACGATTGATGAACGGACGGGAAACCGCGTGGACAGGCCGGAATATCCGGTTGTCGCCATCCGCGAAATCATCATCAACGCGCTTGTCCACAGGGACTACAGCATCCATACGGACAATTGCCCGGTCACTATCAGGATGTTTTCTGACAGGATCGAGGTGGAAAACCCCGGAGGGCTTTATGGACGGAACCGCATCGAGACGCTGGGAGAGTTCGGCGCGGATACGCGAAACCCATACCTGGCAAATGCCCTCGAAGTCATAGGGCAGACGGAAAACCGCTATAGCGGTATTCCCACAATAAAGCGTGCCATGGAGGAGGCCGGCCTGCAGCCACCCAAGTTCGAAAGCACCTACGGAGTGTTCCGCGTTACGTTGTACAACACTATCGCGAAAAAAGAAGAACCCTTGACTCCGTTCCAGCAGAGTATCCTTGATTTTTGCACAAGGCCAAGGACACGCGGCGAACTGGAAGAACGCTTCAAGGATGATATCACCATTGCCTACCTCATGACAAGGCACATTTTCCCGATGGTAGAGCGGGGCTTGTTGAAGTTGTCCATACCGGACAAGCCCAAGAGCAAGAAACAGCAATTCGTGACGGTGAAGCCCTGA
- a CDS encoding glycosyltransferase, translating to MAKIGIVLATYNGEKYLAQMLDSLVVQTRPADFIVAVDDGSKDNTPAILKSYENRLPLQVTILEKNSGHRAAFSKALELAQPQLSDSDLIALADQDDIWLPQKLELLEKEILDKALVFGDAQVVDADGKIMADSWRSYSKIEKKISMEQQIAGINNVTGCLSLFRAALLKTILPIPEGVTVHDRWIAMIADRQGGIAAIDTPVVQYRIHGNNAVGGVAAPSMSKTLETQIQWIQTILDNAGKLLLTKKEIRFAQKLLGLTKARLSRAVLPLRVLWIAKHRKELFLKDSAAVTLKRILFTAVGLPLARKIWKKS from the coding sequence ATGGCGAAAATCGGCATAGTCCTTGCGACCTACAATGGCGAAAAGTATCTGGCACAGATGCTCGATTCGCTTGTGGTGCAAACTAGGCCTGCCGACTTTATTGTCGCCGTCGATGACGGTTCAAAAGACAATACGCCCGCGATTTTAAAAAGCTATGAGAACCGCTTGCCGCTGCAAGTGACGATTCTCGAAAAGAATTCCGGGCATCGCGCCGCCTTTTCGAAGGCATTGGAACTCGCGCAGCCGCAATTAAGCGACAGCGATTTGATAGCGCTTGCCGACCAAGACGACATTTGGCTCCCGCAAAAGCTGGAATTACTCGAAAAAGAAATCCTGGACAAGGCTCTTGTTTTCGGTGATGCCCAAGTGGTTGATGCCGACGGAAAAATCATGGCCGATTCTTGGCGCAGCTATTCGAAGATTGAAAAGAAAATTTCGATGGAGCAGCAGATTGCAGGCATCAACAATGTAACAGGTTGCCTTTCGCTTTTCCGTGCCGCATTGCTGAAGACGATTCTCCCGATTCCCGAGGGCGTGACTGTTCATGACCGCTGGATTGCGATGATTGCCGACAGGCAAGGCGGAATTGCCGCCATCGACACGCCCGTTGTGCAATACCGTATTCATGGCAACAACGCCGTAGGCGGTGTGGCAGCGCCTTCGATGAGCAAGACGCTTGAAACCCAGATTCAATGGATTCAAACGATTCTTGATAACGCGGGCAAACTCTTGCTCACTAAAAAAGAAATTCGCTTTGCCCAAAAGCTTTTAGGCCTTACCAAGGCTCGGCTTTCACGCGCCGTTTTGCCCCTCCGAGTGCTGTGGATTGCCAAGCACCGCAAAGAACTATTCTTGAAAGATTCCGCCGCTGTTACCCTGAAGCGCATTCTGTTTACCGCTGTCGGCCTGCCGCTTGCACGCAAGATTTGGAAAAAAAGCTAA
- a CDS encoding glycosyltransferase family 1 protein, with protein sequence MHIGIDIKCLRYNNSGIGRYLISLLNALQQIDNENEYFLFSPHAIDYPITNKNFKLCPYSGKFAFQKKIPGILWQQLTLPRLFKQYQIDVFWGPEQTLPLGKSDCKKVLTVHDFVYKRFPETMRKSVRWINNHIGEKSILEADVVAVNSDFTKAELLHFHPSIAHGKIAVVPCGINCAVTPLCANPQRKGLLFVGSLEPRKNFANLVKALEILDKKGIQVTLTMTGPKGWKNSSENSLLQNSPVAKNIQHLGFVSDSELQNLYASSAAVIFPSVYEGFGLPVLEALNYKTPVLTTKGSVMEEIAGDCGIYFDANSPESIAQTIEAFLNGPQDFLSDKEDKRKAILEKYQWKNSAKQLVEIFERLGRSRGGAA encoded by the coding sequence ATGCATATCGGAATCGACATCAAGTGTTTGCGTTACAACAATAGCGGCATCGGTCGCTACCTGATTAGCCTGTTAAATGCACTCCAGCAAATCGACAACGAAAACGAATATTTCTTGTTTTCGCCGCACGCAATTGATTACCCGATTACAAACAAGAATTTCAAACTTTGCCCCTATTCCGGAAAATTCGCATTTCAAAAGAAAATTCCGGGCATTCTCTGGCAGCAACTGACGCTCCCGCGCCTGTTCAAGCAATACCAGATCGATGTTTTCTGGGGACCGGAGCAAACGCTGCCCTTGGGCAAATCCGACTGCAAGAAGGTTCTGACGGTTCATGATTTCGTATACAAGCGCTTTCCTGAAACCATGCGCAAATCGGTCCGCTGGATTAACAACCACATTGGCGAGAAATCGATTCTAGAAGCCGACGTTGTCGCAGTCAATTCTGATTTTACTAAAGCCGAGCTTTTGCATTTTCATCCGAGCATCGCGCACGGCAAGATCGCAGTCGTCCCTTGTGGGATCAATTGCGCTGTCACGCCTCTGTGTGCGAACCCACAAAGAAAAGGATTGCTCTTTGTCGGGAGCTTGGAACCGCGAAAAAATTTCGCAAACCTGGTGAAGGCTCTTGAGATTTTGGACAAAAAAGGGATTCAAGTAACGCTCACCATGACGGGCCCCAAGGGGTGGAAAAACAGTTCCGAGAACAGCCTGTTGCAAAATTCGCCGGTAGCAAAGAACATTCAGCATTTAGGGTTCGTGAGCGATAGTGAATTGCAGAACTTATACGCAAGCAGTGCCGCAGTCATCTTCCCTTCTGTGTACGAGGGTTTCGGGCTTCCCGTCTTGGAAGCGCTGAACTACAAGACGCCGGTGTTAACCACCAAGGGCTCCGTGATGGAAGAAATCGCGGGAGATTGCGGAATTTATTTTGACGCCAACAGTCCGGAATCGATTGCACAAACGATTGAAGCCTTTTTAAACGGGCCGCAAGATTTCTTGAGCGACAAAGAAGACAAGCGTAAAGCCATTCTCGAAAAATACCAGTGGAAAAATTCGGCGAAGCAGTTAGTGGAAATTTTTGAACGACTGGGCCGTTCTCGCGGAGGTGCCGCATGA
- a CDS encoding glycosyltransferase family 2 protein, which yields MRTAIILVTFNGWEMTRNCLNDMAAQLADSEHFAVAIADNASSDDTVKNIRKEFPTVHVYPSDKNLGFGAANNLAIKRLLSDGESFDSICLLNNDTRLNADTLPRLQKAWEKAEAFARESGNAYAVIAPSTKNKDGSDQPNYFAGLGPEGIGSLKFFTNALRNEEGAAEILQGKPSKTAQENLLETNWLSGVCWMFGKELYESLTTEGSFFDEKIFMYYEDADLALRARKIGARFFIANDITLTHLGGGSAQSNTSRALQHDRAQQYVFKKHFGIKGLLLSKGFRILRSSVRIATAIPRIGSSEKRKYLVHHMALLKAALW from the coding sequence ATGAGAACCGCGATAATCCTTGTGACCTTTAACGGTTGGGAAATGACCCGCAACTGCTTAAACGACATGGCTGCGCAACTCGCCGACAGCGAGCATTTTGCAGTCGCGATTGCCGACAACGCCAGTTCCGACGACACTGTCAAAAACATCCGCAAGGAATTTCCGACGGTTCACGTTTACCCGAGCGACAAGAATCTTGGATTCGGAGCCGCCAACAACTTAGCCATCAAGAGATTGCTAAGCGACGGAGAATCGTTCGATTCGATTTGCCTGCTGAACAACGATACGCGATTGAACGCAGACACGCTCCCCCGCTTGCAAAAAGCGTGGGAAAAGGCAGAAGCATTCGCTCGCGAAAGTGGAAATGCCTACGCCGTTATAGCGCCGAGCACCAAGAACAAAGACGGCAGTGATCAGCCGAATTATTTTGCGGGCCTTGGCCCCGAAGGAATCGGAAGTCTAAAGTTCTTCACGAACGCGCTCCGCAACGAAGAAGGCGCCGCCGAAATTTTGCAAGGAAAACCGAGCAAGACGGCACAAGAAAACCTTTTGGAAACGAATTGGCTCAGCGGCGTATGCTGGATGTTCGGGAAAGAACTTTACGAATCCTTAACAACCGAAGGCTCTTTCTTTGACGAAAAAATTTTCATGTATTACGAAGATGCGGACCTCGCTTTGCGCGCCCGCAAAATTGGCGCCCGGTTCTTTATCGCAAATGACATTACTTTAACGCACTTGGGCGGGGGTTCAGCCCAAAGCAACACGAGCCGCGCCTTGCAACACGACCGTGCACAACAATACGTATTCAAAAAGCACTTCGGCATTAAAGGGCTTCTGCTTTCCAAGGGATTCCGTATTTTGCGAAGTTCTGTACGAATTGCGACGGCTATTCCGCGCATCGGTTCTAGCGAAAAAAGAAAGTACCTTGTGCACCACATGGCTTTGCTGAAAGCCGCTTTATGGTAA
- a CDS encoding PTS sugar transporter subunit IIA, giving the protein MQPIYVKHYAEPESFARALGFAYDALVHGPVKFDPMATWKSLSERVSQGIYMGEGLLLPHTRVPGLPQPLFAFAVCPKGFTDIAVKQGQVPQYICLLLSPAESATCHTQFIANIARKLLNPEWRAKALAATTPEQLNALFEE; this is encoded by the coding sequence ATGCAGCCTATTTACGTAAAACATTATGCAGAACCCGAATCCTTCGCTAGGGCTTTGGGTTTTGCTTACGATGCCCTGGTGCATGGTCCGGTCAAGTTCGACCCCATGGCGACATGGAAGTCTTTGTCGGAACGCGTGTCTCAGGGAATCTACATGGGCGAGGGCCTCTTGTTGCCGCATACGCGTGTGCCTGGCCTCCCGCAGCCGCTGTTTGCTTTTGCTGTTTGCCCCAAGGGTTTTACCGACATCGCTGTAAAGCAAGGGCAAGTGCCGCAATACATTTGCTTGCTGCTTTCGCCGGCAGAGTCTGCCACATGCCATACACAGTTTATCGCAAATATTGCACGTAAACTGCTGAACCCGGAGTGGCGTGCAAAGGCGTTGGCGGCAACAACTCCCGAACAGCTGAATGCACTATTCGAGGAATAA
- a CDS encoding aminoglycoside phosphotransferase family protein, whose translation MSNEIVSPVIEKYLKSRGYADYELTSIAGAGSGRKYYRIASGKQSAVLQVSASVDEDFKRFVDYAEAFGSFGLPVPKIYCVDEASCSVLQEDLGAHNLLDNIVSPGSEKKTGNVRILYPEVIDSLIKWQNISRSLFSSRSDLWLRRFDFAALKWETDYFTENYLKNFKGIAEIPEYVRQFYSLIAVSVEAQHKVLMHRDFQSQNIMVKPNSEIAFVDFQGARRGAMFYDLASLLWDPYVELSLTEIKDFFEYWRVSYRETKTYTKEDAWEAFIHASLQRVMQAMGAYCFLSKVKGIQKFEQYIEPGKRQLRVVFDEFKKIAKATSPKTFDFMDNALV comes from the coding sequence ATGAGTAACGAAATTGTTTCGCCTGTTATTGAAAAGTATTTGAAGTCCCGCGGCTATGCCGATTATGAACTCACCTCTATCGCCGGTGCCGGTTCGGGCCGTAAGTATTACCGAATTGCCTCGGGTAAGCAGAGCGCCGTTTTGCAGGTTTCTGCCTCGGTAGATGAAGATTTTAAGCGTTTTGTGGACTATGCCGAAGCTTTCGGTTCTTTCGGACTTCCGGTTCCTAAGATTTATTGCGTAGACGAAGCCTCTTGCTCCGTGCTTCAAGAAGACTTGGGTGCCCACAACTTGCTTGACAACATTGTTTCGCCGGGTTCCGAAAAGAAGACGGGCAACGTTCGCATTCTTTACCCCGAAGTCATTGATTCTTTGATCAAGTGGCAGAACATTTCCCGCTCGCTTTTCAGTTCTCGCTCTGACCTTTGGCTTCGTCGCTTCGACTTTGCCGCCCTCAAGTGGGAAACCGACTACTTTACCGAAAACTACTTGAAGAATTTCAAGGGCATTGCTGAAATCCCCGAATACGTGCGTCAGTTCTATTCCCTGATTGCGGTTTCTGTGGAAGCCCAGCACAAGGTGCTGATGCATCGCGATTTCCAGAGCCAGAACATCATGGTGAAGCCAAATTCCGAAATCGCCTTCGTAGATTTCCAGGGCGCACGCCGCGGAGCCATGTTCTATGACTTGGCTTCTCTCTTGTGGGACCCGTATGTAGAACTTTCGCTGACCGAAATCAAGGACTTCTTTGAATATTGGCGCGTTTCTTATCGCGAAACCAAGACCTACACCAAGGAAGACGCTTGGGAAGCCTTTATTCACGCTAGCTTGCAGCGCGTGATGCAGGCCATGGGCGCTTACTGCTTCTTGAGCAAGGTGAAGGGAATCCAGAAGTTTGAACAGTACATTGAACCGGGTAAGCGTCAGTTGCGTGTTGTCTTTGATGAATTCAAGAAGATTGCCAAGGCTACATCTCCGAAGACCTTCGACTTCATGGACAACGCACTGGTATAA
- a CDS encoding ABC transporter permease subunit, whose product MRSYILRRLLLMIPTLIGISLVCFILIQLLPGGPVEEMISRAQQAAAMKGGVDASKALSPDQIAQIQAYFGFDQPAWKRYLTWLWNVLHLDLGSSYTYGLPVWDVITSRFPISLFFGITSFFLSYLVCIPLGLWKAVHHGSKLDSLSSGVIFSGYVMPGYALGILLIIFLAGGSYLDIFPLGGLTSDDFEDFTFFEKIVDLGHHLILPIFCYMISEFAFLTFLMKNSALEELGKDYMRTALAKGMSFNQALVRHALRNALIPIATRLSEICTLMFAGALLIEKVFDIDGMGLLYYNSMVNRDYNVVMGVIFLSSLMAMIGRLFSDILYTLVDPRIKFS is encoded by the coding sequence ATGCGTTCCTATATCCTCCGCCGCTTACTTTTGATGATTCCGACTTTAATCGGGATTTCATTGGTATGCTTTATTCTTATCCAGCTGCTGCCAGGCGGCCCGGTGGAGGAAATGATTTCACGAGCGCAGCAGGCCGCTGCGATGAAGGGCGGGGTAGATGCCTCCAAGGCGCTCTCGCCCGACCAGATTGCGCAAATCCAGGCGTACTTCGGTTTTGATCAACCCGCCTGGAAGCGTTACCTGACTTGGCTCTGGAACGTTCTGCACCTGGACTTGGGCTCCAGTTACACCTACGGGCTCCCCGTGTGGGATGTGATTACGAGCCGTTTCCCGATTTCGCTGTTCTTTGGAATCACCTCGTTCTTCCTGAGTTACCTTGTCTGTATTCCGCTAGGCCTTTGGAAGGCGGTTCATCACGGGAGCAAACTCGATTCGCTTTCTTCGGGTGTGATTTTCTCGGGCTACGTGATGCCGGGCTACGCTCTCGGAATCCTCCTGATTATATTCCTCGCGGGCGGCTCGTACCTCGACATTTTCCCGCTAGGCGGCCTCACAAGCGATGACTTCGAAGACTTTACCTTCTTCGAAAAGATTGTGGATCTCGGGCACCATTTGATTTTGCCGATTTTCTGCTACATGATCAGCGAATTCGCGTTCCTGACTTTTTTGATGAAGAATTCGGCGCTCGAAGAACTGGGCAAGGACTATATGCGCACGGCGCTTGCGAAGGGCATGAGCTTTAACCAGGCGCTCGTTCGCCACGCGCTCCGTAACGCCCTGATTCCCATTGCGACTCGTCTTTCTGAAATCTGCACCTTGATGTTTGCGGGCGCGCTCCTTATCGAAAAGGTCTTCGATATCGACGGCATGGGTCTGCTTTATTACAACTCCATGGTCAACCGCGACTACAACGTGGTTATGGGCGTCATCTTCCTGAGCAGCTTGATGGCGATGATTGGCCGCTTGTTCAGCGATATCCTCTACACCCTCGTAGACCCGCGCATCAAATTCTCGTAG
- the dapB gene encoding dihydrodipicolinate reductase — translation MSVQVMVNGIPGNMGRIVAETCVARGLELVPYSLTGEIIVENEAEVAGKTIQLLKPSNREARIAEVLEKYPNLICIDYTHPTAVNDNAAFYVKHKIPFVMGTTGGDREALAKLVADANHPSVIAPNMAKQIVAFQMMIEFLAKEFPTAFNGYKLSVVESHQKTKADTSGTAKAVVGDFQKMGFDFTVDDIEKVRDEKEQMERMHVPEEYLGGHAFHTYSLDSADGTVHFEFQHNVCGRKIYAEGTVDAVNFLACHIANGTAKPFNMMDVLRSGKMR, via the coding sequence ATGTCTGTACAAGTGATGGTAAATGGTATTCCGGGCAACATGGGTCGCATTGTGGCCGAAACCTGCGTGGCCCGCGGCCTCGAACTCGTCCCGTATTCTTTGACGGGTGAAATTATCGTTGAAAACGAAGCCGAAGTCGCCGGCAAGACCATCCAGCTTTTGAAGCCGAGCAATCGTGAAGCTCGCATCGCAGAAGTTCTTGAAAAGTACCCGAACCTCATTTGCATCGATTACACGCACCCGACGGCCGTGAACGACAACGCCGCTTTCTATGTAAAGCACAAGATTCCGTTCGTGATGGGCACCACCGGTGGCGACCGCGAAGCGCTTGCCAAGCTCGTTGCCGATGCCAATCACCCGAGCGTGATTGCCCCGAACATGGCAAAGCAGATTGTCGCTTTCCAGATGATGATCGAATTCCTGGCCAAGGAATTCCCGACGGCATTCAACGGCTACAAACTTTCCGTGGTAGAAAGCCACCAGAAGACCAAGGCCGATACGAGCGGTACCGCGAAGGCCGTGGTGGGCGACTTCCAGAAGATGGGCTTTGATTTCACCGTCGACGATATTGAAAAGGTCCGCGACGAGAAGGAACAGATGGAACGTATGCACGTACCCGAAGAATACCTCGGCGGTCACGCCTTCCACACCTACAGCCTCGACAGCGCCGATGGTACGGTTCACTTTGAATTCCAGCACAATGTGTGCGGCCGCAAGATTTACGCCGAAGGCACAGTAGACGCCGTGAACTTCCTCGCATGCCACATTGCAAACGGAACGGCCAAACCCTTCAACATGATGGACGTGCTCCGCTCTGGCAAGATGCGTTAA
- a CDS encoding transglutaminase family protein translates to MMSSEKVDIRYAFKVLFLCLASVNLGHTFDFLWLGLLFAIYFVVVGVLNATRRREFAKRPRYNKILAYGAIVPLALFWVMTPSVENGVSPYLIFLPGIYLLYLAALQERSRGNGGFEVFVAFDGVGALLFGMYMVPHGWGFVGLVGFLLALCAYSRRGTAPYKYGLFLLVIAALGAISYGGWQYWKTQRYRYGAQMAENYYQRERMMGFDPVAALGSFGSNYSSRYNSQVVLRVWDKQPSRYFKAASYEKYVAGIWKLPTKFAKRLYPAYYQVDYAVFETADSLTKADSLREVEQIWVQSTLNNFGFVFAPYGVVGFAAKDVDSLTYYAGGMVQGLDGNGKRSDWHYFKCKPVSVETSPEACSLPDSLMAPSEGDLLVGERYLPLIDTVIAAMGLRDSAAVDSAVADSLVLQKMLAYYLANFTYSLSVPGMTRWNGAKNEPLAVFWREKQGFCEYYATLSALVLRRLGIPSRYVTGFANPEVVEGLPYSIFRRKHSHAWVEAYVDNRWVIFDPTPPILPQFAESPSWWSVKWEGVRGRLARVMHALKEGEWRRVVDSWQNQSTALLESPILYAVLVILVVGFAGRKIYIAYKLNSKNHAFVSARSLEWTKKLDRAERDLTRVGLRREAGETVGKFAERCRIALSRLAENQTNLKKIQKARQALHTLDEYEEQRWKH, encoded by the coding sequence ATGATGTCAAGCGAAAAAGTAGACATCCGCTACGCCTTCAAGGTGCTATTCCTTTGCCTTGCCTCGGTGAATCTGGGGCATACGTTTGACTTCTTGTGGCTTGGACTTTTATTTGCCATCTACTTTGTGGTTGTCGGTGTGCTGAATGCGACGCGCCGCCGCGAATTTGCGAAGCGCCCGCGTTACAACAAGATTTTGGCTTACGGCGCGATTGTACCGCTAGCGCTTTTCTGGGTGATGACTCCGTCCGTTGAAAACGGCGTGTCGCCTTATCTGATTTTCTTGCCGGGAATTTACTTGCTGTATTTGGCGGCGTTGCAGGAACGGAGCCGCGGAAATGGCGGCTTTGAGGTTTTTGTCGCCTTCGATGGCGTGGGCGCGTTACTCTTTGGAATGTACATGGTGCCGCACGGCTGGGGCTTTGTGGGCCTTGTAGGATTCTTGCTTGCGCTCTGTGCTTATAGCCGCCGCGGTACAGCGCCTTACAAGTACGGGCTCTTTTTGCTCGTGATAGCGGCCCTTGGCGCCATCTCCTACGGTGGTTGGCAATACTGGAAAACGCAGCGTTACCGCTACGGCGCGCAGATGGCCGAAAACTATTACCAGCGCGAACGCATGATGGGTTTTGATCCGGTCGCGGCATTGGGTAGCTTTGGGAGCAATTATAGTTCTCGCTACAATAGCCAGGTGGTATTGCGCGTGTGGGATAAACAGCCGTCGCGTTACTTTAAGGCGGCCAGCTACGAAAAGTACGTGGCGGGCATTTGGAAGTTGCCGACAAAATTTGCGAAGAGGCTTTATCCTGCCTACTATCAGGTGGACTATGCGGTATTTGAAACCGCGGATTCGCTGACGAAGGCCGATTCCCTGCGCGAGGTGGAACAGATTTGGGTGCAGTCGACGCTCAATAATTTTGGATTTGTGTTTGCGCCGTACGGTGTCGTGGGTTTTGCGGCGAAAGATGTAGATTCTTTGACCTATTATGCCGGCGGCATGGTGCAGGGGTTGGACGGAAACGGAAAACGTTCTGACTGGCATTATTTCAAGTGCAAGCCGGTTTCGGTGGAAACATCGCCGGAGGCATGCTCGTTGCCGGATTCTCTGATGGCTCCGAGTGAAGGCGATTTGCTGGTGGGCGAGCGGTACTTGCCGCTGATTGATACCGTGATTGCGGCGATGGGATTGCGCGACTCTGCGGCGGTGGATTCTGCTGTTGCGGATTCTCTGGTGTTGCAGAAAATGTTGGCATATTACCTCGCAAATTTCACCTACTCGCTTTCGGTGCCGGGAATGACGCGCTGGAATGGAGCGAAGAATGAACCGTTGGCTGTTTTCTGGCGTGAAAAGCAGGGCTTCTGCGAATACTATGCGACGCTTTCGGCGCTGGTGCTTCGACGCCTGGGAATTCCCTCGCGGTATGTGACGGGCTTTGCAAATCCCGAGGTGGTCGAGGGGCTGCCTTATAGCATTTTCCGCCGCAAGCATTCGCATGCATGGGTCGAAGCGTATGTGGATAATCGTTGGGTAATCTTCGACCCGACGCCTCCCATTTTGCCGCAGTTTGCGGAATCGCCCAGCTGGTGGAGCGTCAAATGGGAGGGCGTGCGCGGGCGTCTTGCCCGCGTGATGCATGCCCTCAAGGAAGGCGAATGGCGTCGCGTCGTCGATAGCTGGCAGAATCAATCGACCGCTCTCTTGGAAAGTCCGATTCTGTATGCGGTTTTGGTGATTCTTGTTGTGGGCTTTGCTGGCCGCAAGATTTACATTGCGTATAAATTAAATTCAAAGAATCACGCCTTTGTTTCGGCGCGGTCTCTGGAATGGACGAAAAAACTTGACCGCGCTGAGCGGGATTTGACCCGCGTGGGACTTCGCCGTGAAGCCGGCGAAACTGTCGGCAAATTTGCAGAACGCTGCCGGATTGCGCTTTCACGCCTCGCCGAGAACCAAACCAATCTCAAAAAAATCCAGAAGGCGCGTCAGGCCTTGCACACCCTCGATGAGTACGAGGAACAGCGCTGGAAACATTAA